A section of the Microbacterium forte genome encodes:
- the paaA gene encoding 1,2-phenylacetyl-CoA epoxidase subunit PaaA, which yields MTSPADLSLVDGELSDDERLFDELIANEQRIEPRDWMPDAYRKTLIRQISQHAHSEIIGMQPEGNWITRAPSLKRKAILMAKVQDEAGHGLYLYSAAQTLGITRDEMMDQLISGKAKYSSIFNYPTPTWADMGAIGWLVDGAAICNQVPLCRASYGPYGRAMVRVCKEESFHQRQGFEILLSLMQGTDEQKQMAQDAVNRWYWPSLAMFGPPDDQSPNSAQSMKWKIKRFTNDELRQRFVGMLVPQAEILGVTLPDPDLRFDDETGQYVIGEIDWDEFFEVLRGNGPCNAERLERRRTAHEEGAWVREAAAEYARKQALKTKAAA from the coding sequence ATGACAAGCCCCGCAGATCTCTCCCTAGTCGATGGCGAGCTCTCAGACGACGAGCGCCTATTCGACGAGCTCATCGCGAACGAGCAGCGCATCGAGCCGCGCGACTGGATGCCCGACGCCTACCGCAAGACGCTGATCCGTCAGATCTCGCAGCACGCGCACTCCGAGATCATCGGCATGCAGCCCGAGGGCAACTGGATCACCCGGGCGCCGAGCCTCAAGCGCAAGGCGATCCTGATGGCCAAGGTGCAGGACGAGGCGGGCCACGGCCTGTACCTCTACTCGGCGGCGCAGACCCTCGGCATCACCCGTGACGAGATGATGGACCAGCTCATCAGCGGCAAGGCCAAGTACTCCTCGATCTTCAACTACCCCACCCCCACCTGGGCCGACATGGGCGCTATCGGGTGGCTCGTCGACGGCGCCGCGATCTGCAATCAGGTGCCGCTGTGCCGCGCCTCCTACGGCCCGTACGGCCGCGCCATGGTGCGCGTGTGCAAGGAGGAGTCGTTCCACCAGCGTCAGGGTTTCGAGATCCTGCTCTCGCTGATGCAGGGAACCGACGAGCAGAAGCAGATGGCGCAGGACGCCGTGAACCGCTGGTACTGGCCGAGCCTGGCGATGTTCGGCCCGCCCGACGACCAGTCGCCGAACTCGGCCCAGTCGATGAAGTGGAAGATCAAGCGCTTCACCAACGACGAGCTGCGCCAGCGCTTCGTCGGGATGCTGGTGCCGCAGGCCGAGATCCTGGGCGTCACCCTGCCCGACCCCGATCTGCGCTTCGACGACGAGACGGGCCAGTACGTGATCGGCGAGATCGACTGGGACGAGTTCTTCGAGGTGCTGCGGGGCAACGGCCCCTGCAACGCCGAGCGTCTCGAACGTCGCCGCACGGCGCACGAGGAGGGCGCGTGGGTGCGCGAGGCCGCAGCCGAGTACGCCCGCAAGCAGGCGCTGAAGACGAAGGCGGCGGCGTGA
- a CDS encoding alpha-E domain-containing protein has protein sequence MLSRIAEALFWIGRYVERADGTARILDVHLQLLLEDPWVEEDTACRALLSVMGTTADADTVLSRDDVVRLLALDREHSASIAHSIASARENARRAREIISTDLWETLNESNARMPRRIASDKTHPFFRWVRDRSALAFGVVDSSTSRDEAWHFFVLGRSIERADMTARLLATRSLTEAGGPSWTTLLRSCGAYEAHLRSHRAVPTGASAVEFLLIDRLFPRSVLSSILQAEECLRGIDPAGAFGVPDRAHRVLGRMRSELEYRPIGDTVHRLSESMEEVQVGMSVASDAIRERYFPSIAMPVWIGEAL, from the coding sequence ATGCTGAGCCGCATCGCCGAGGCGCTGTTCTGGATCGGCCGCTACGTCGAGCGGGCCGATGGCACCGCGCGCATCCTCGACGTGCACCTGCAGCTGCTGCTCGAAGACCCGTGGGTCGAGGAGGACACGGCCTGCCGTGCGCTGCTCTCGGTGATGGGCACCACAGCGGATGCCGACACCGTGCTGAGTCGTGACGACGTGGTGCGGCTTCTCGCGCTCGACCGCGAGCACTCGGCGTCGATCGCCCACTCGATCGCATCCGCCAGGGAGAACGCCCGGCGCGCCAGGGAGATCATCTCGACCGACCTCTGGGAGACGCTCAACGAGTCGAATGCGCGCATGCCACGTCGTATCGCCTCGGACAAGACGCATCCGTTCTTCCGCTGGGTGCGCGACCGCTCGGCGCTGGCCTTCGGCGTCGTCGACTCCTCGACGAGCCGTGACGAGGCATGGCACTTCTTCGTTCTCGGCCGGTCGATCGAGCGCGCCGACATGACCGCGCGTCTGCTGGCGACGCGCTCGCTGACCGAGGCCGGTGGGCCGAGCTGGACGACGCTGCTGCGCAGCTGCGGCGCATACGAAGCCCACCTGCGCAGCCACCGAGCGGTGCCGACAGGCGCGTCGGCAGTGGAGTTCCTGCTGATCGACCGCCTGTTCCCCCGATCGGTGCTCTCGAGCATCCTGCAGGCCGAGGAATGCCTGCGCGGCATCGATCCGGCCGGCGCATTCGGCGTGCCCGACCGGGCTCATCGCGTGCTCGGTCGCATGCGGTCGGAGCTGGAGTACCGACCGATCGGCGACACCGTGCATCGTCTGTCGGAGAGCATGGAGGAGGTCCAGGTGGGGATGTCAGTGGCGAGTGACGCGATCAGGGAGCGGTACTTCCCGTCGATCGCGATGCCGGTGTGGATCGGAGAGGCGCTGTGA
- a CDS encoding transglutaminase family protein: MSRLKIVHRTGFRYEQPATASYNEARMLPHSREGQFVLQATLDISPTATQHSYSDYWDTRVSTFELLTPHQVLSVTATSVVDVRPLPTATAGIDWDELESRIPQSLALAECVAQTPATAPDDEMRDLALHFEAEGGGVDETALDICRAVGEAMEYRSGVTGVSSTARDAWPARSGVCQDIAHVALGVLRAAGIPARYVSGYLHPDPTAAIGQAVTGESHAWVEWYSGEWRGYDPTNLVDIGESHVYVGHGRDYADVAPLRGVYAGPSASELFVSVEITRLG; the protein is encoded by the coding sequence GTGAGCCGCCTCAAGATCGTGCATCGCACCGGCTTCCGCTACGAGCAGCCGGCGACGGCGTCGTACAACGAGGCGCGCATGCTGCCGCACTCCCGAGAGGGGCAGTTCGTGCTGCAGGCGACGCTCGACATCTCGCCGACGGCCACCCAGCACTCGTACTCCGACTACTGGGACACGCGGGTCTCGACTTTCGAGCTGCTGACCCCTCATCAGGTGCTCTCGGTCACCGCGACGAGCGTGGTCGACGTCAGGCCGCTCCCGACGGCGACCGCCGGAATCGACTGGGACGAGCTCGAATCCCGGATCCCGCAGTCGCTCGCTCTGGCCGAGTGCGTCGCGCAGACTCCCGCCACCGCCCCGGATGACGAGATGCGCGATCTCGCCCTGCACTTCGAAGCGGAGGGCGGCGGAGTGGACGAGACCGCCCTCGACATCTGCCGCGCGGTCGGGGAGGCGATGGAGTACCGCAGCGGCGTCACCGGCGTGAGCTCGACGGCTCGTGACGCCTGGCCTGCGCGATCAGGGGTCTGCCAGGACATCGCTCACGTGGCTCTCGGGGTGCTGCGCGCCGCGGGGATTCCGGCACGCTATGTGTCGGGATACCTGCACCCCGACCCGACGGCCGCGATCGGGCAGGCCGTGACGGGGGAATCGCACGCCTGGGTGGAGTGGTACTCCGGGGAGTGGCGCGGATACGACCCCACCAACCTCGTCGACATCGGCGAATCCCATGTCTATGTCGGCCACGGCCGCGACTATGCCGATGTGGCTCCGCTCCGCGGGGTGTATGCCGGACCCAGCGCGTCGGAGCTGTTCGTCTCGGTGGAGATCACGCGCCTCGGCTGA
- a CDS encoding phosphoribosyltransferase, translated as MTDASIERETLTWDGFGSATRDLARSILESGFVPEVVVAIARGGLLPAGAIAYGLGVKNCGAINVEFYTGIGTVLDAPEVLPPELDMAYLDGRRVLLVDDVADSGRTLALAVQLLKDKGADVRSVTIYTKPSTIIQPDYAWKDTDLWINFPWSFQGTVREEDLGLAPSA; from the coding sequence ATGACGGATGCATCGATCGAGCGCGAGACGCTCACCTGGGACGGCTTCGGATCCGCGACGCGAGATCTCGCGCGCAGCATCCTCGAGAGCGGCTTCGTGCCCGAGGTCGTGGTGGCCATCGCCCGCGGTGGTCTGCTTCCCGCCGGCGCCATCGCGTACGGCCTGGGTGTCAAGAACTGCGGCGCGATCAACGTCGAGTTCTACACCGGCATCGGCACCGTGCTCGATGCCCCGGAGGTGCTGCCGCCCGAACTCGACATGGCCTATCTCGACGGTCGTCGCGTGCTCCTCGTCGACGACGTCGCCGACTCGGGCCGGACGCTCGCGCTCGCGGTGCAGCTGCTGAAGGACAAGGGCGCCGACGTGCGCTCGGTGACGATCTACACGAAGCCGTCGACCATCATCCAGCCCGACTACGCGTGGAAGGACACCGATCTGTGGATCAACTTCCCCTGGTCGTTCCAGGGCACGGTGCGTGAAGAGGATCTCGGGCTCGCGCCGTCGGCCTGA
- a CDS encoding enoyl-CoA hydratase/isomerase family protein has protein sequence MIDLTISDDVATVVLNAPSTLNSLDEQALRDLGRAYDEADAAGVRALVLRGEGRAFCAGRDISAVDPRDDDVMGYLGGLVTPLLQRMARFPAPTFAAAHGACLGVGLGLLIATDVVYVAESAKIGSPFAALGATLDSGGHALFVDRLGAHKTLDLIYTGRLMSGTEAVASGLFSRVLPDDEVLQTTTDAAATAARGATAAFLASKQLVSRIRDERLALWESIEVENTAQAALCDSDDYREGFAAFQEKRKPEFHGR, from the coding sequence ATGATCGATCTCACCATCTCCGACGACGTCGCGACGGTCGTGCTGAATGCACCGTCCACGCTGAACTCCCTCGACGAGCAGGCGCTGCGCGATCTCGGCCGTGCATACGACGAGGCCGACGCGGCGGGAGTGCGCGCACTCGTGCTCCGGGGCGAGGGGCGCGCGTTCTGCGCCGGACGCGACATCTCGGCGGTCGACCCGCGCGACGACGACGTGATGGGCTACCTCGGCGGGCTCGTGACTCCGCTGCTGCAGCGGATGGCGCGCTTTCCCGCGCCGACGTTCGCGGCCGCCCACGGTGCATGCCTGGGCGTCGGGCTGGGACTGCTGATCGCCACGGACGTCGTCTACGTCGCGGAGTCGGCGAAGATCGGCTCGCCGTTCGCAGCGCTGGGCGCCACGCTCGACTCGGGCGGACACGCCCTGTTCGTCGACCGCCTCGGCGCGCACAAGACGCTCGACCTCATCTACACGGGGCGCCTGATGAGCGGCACCGAGGCCGTGGCCTCGGGTCTCTTCTCACGTGTGCTCCCCGACGACGAGGTCCTCCAGACGACGACGGATGCCGCCGCCACCGCCGCGCGCGGTGCCACCGCCGCGTTCCTCGCGAGCAAGCAGCTCGTCTCGCGCATCCGCGACGAGAGGCTGGCGCTGTGGGAATCGATCGAGGTCGAGAACACCGCTCAGGCGGCGCTGTGCGACAGCGACGACTACCGCGAGGGCTTCGCCGCCTTCCAGGAGAAACGGAAGCCTGAGTTCCACGGGCGCTGA
- the paaC gene encoding 1,2-phenylacetyl-CoA epoxidase subunit PaaC, translated as MHGDVSVDELRLSEELTGTGSAAASADIAEYALWLGDDALILSQQLGEWISRAPELEEDVALGNIALDLLGHARSFLHFAGSYDGRSEDDLAYFRDEPEFRSAWIVEQPNGDFAQTIGRQFVVSTYMFELYSGLRASTDETFAAIAEKSLKEVDYHRDHSVQWVLRLAGGTDESRQRMVRALGDVWPYVDELFRDEPLIDRLGDAAVRPSTLRAGFDAVVDTVFTEAELTAPSVAASSAGGRRGAHATPMGHLLAEMQVLARRHPGASW; from the coding sequence ATGCACGGGGATGTCTCGGTCGACGAGCTACGACTGAGCGAGGAGCTCACGGGAACCGGCTCCGCGGCGGCATCCGCCGACATCGCCGAGTACGCACTGTGGTTGGGCGACGACGCCCTGATCCTCTCGCAGCAGCTCGGCGAATGGATCTCCCGCGCGCCCGAACTCGAAGAGGATGTCGCGCTCGGCAACATCGCCCTCGATCTGCTCGGTCATGCCCGCTCGTTCCTGCACTTCGCCGGTTCCTACGACGGACGCTCCGAAGACGACCTCGCGTACTTCCGCGACGAGCCGGAGTTCCGCAGCGCCTGGATCGTCGAGCAGCCCAACGGCGACTTCGCGCAGACGATCGGACGTCAGTTCGTCGTGTCGACCTACATGTTCGAGCTGTACTCCGGGCTGAGGGCCAGCACAGACGAGACGTTCGCGGCGATCGCCGAGAAGTCGCTCAAAGAGGTCGACTACCACCGCGACCACTCGGTGCAGTGGGTGCTGCGCCTCGCCGGAGGCACCGACGAATCGCGGCAGCGGATGGTGCGCGCGCTCGGCGACGTCTGGCCGTACGTCGACGAGCTCTTCCGCGATGAGCCACTGATCGACCGTCTCGGCGATGCCGCCGTGCGCCCGTCCACCCTTCGCGCCGGTTTCGACGCGGTCGTCGACACCGTCTTCACAGAGGCGGAGTTGACCGCGCCCTCAGTGGCGGCATCGTCAGCGGGAGGGCGCCGAGGTGCGCACGCGACCCCGATGGGCCATCTGCTCGCCGAGATGCAGGTTCTCGCGCGACGTCATCCGGGGGCGTCATGGTGA
- the paaE gene encoding 1,2-phenylacetyl-CoA epoxidase subunit PaaE: MSLFAPSGAVAPTSVRSPSASTAKKRARFHTLVVDEVRPLTEDSVEVSFTVPAELADDYDHLPGQYVALRTTLDGTEVRRSYSLCRAPEHRTAEQIAAGTPTRLSVAVKRDEGGLFSTWAQTGLHAGFEIDVMSPQGTFTSGLDDLDHRHVVGIAAGSGITPLMALAHTVLTRSDSSRFTLLYTNRSTLDVMFLEDLADLKDRYPTRVTLHHVLSREQRTAPVLSGRIDEEKLRTILRMLIDPSDVDEWFLCGPLSLVDLCREVLADVGVPREHIRFELFTTGDEPVRAARPVEVRAGAKTIRIEVNLDGVSSTVESPVDAHESVLNAALRVRPDAPFACAGGVCGTCRARVIEGSVTMTENYALEPDELDRGYVLTCQSHPTSDRVVVDYDV; encoded by the coding sequence ATGTCGCTGTTCGCCCCGTCCGGTGCCGTCGCACCGACATCCGTTCGTTCGCCCTCCGCATCGACGGCGAAGAAGCGCGCGCGGTTCCACACTCTCGTGGTCGACGAGGTGAGGCCGCTCACCGAGGACTCGGTCGAGGTGTCCTTCACGGTTCCCGCCGAGCTCGCCGACGACTACGACCACCTGCCGGGCCAGTACGTGGCGCTGCGCACCACCCTCGACGGCACCGAGGTGCGCCGATCGTATTCGCTGTGCCGCGCGCCCGAGCATCGCACGGCCGAGCAGATCGCGGCGGGCACGCCCACCCGGCTGAGTGTCGCGGTGAAGCGCGACGAGGGCGGCCTCTTCTCCACGTGGGCCCAGACCGGGTTGCACGCCGGGTTCGAGATCGACGTGATGAGTCCGCAGGGCACATTCACCTCGGGGCTCGACGATCTCGATCATCGCCACGTCGTCGGCATCGCCGCGGGCTCGGGCATCACCCCGCTGATGGCGCTCGCGCACACCGTGCTGACGCGCTCGGACTCGTCGCGCTTCACACTGCTCTACACGAACCGGTCGACACTCGACGTGATGTTCCTCGAGGACCTCGCCGACCTCAAGGACCGGTATCCGACGCGAGTGACGCTGCACCATGTGCTGTCCCGTGAGCAGCGCACGGCTCCCGTGCTGTCGGGGCGTATCGACGAGGAGAAGCTGCGCACCATCCTGAGGATGCTCATCGACCCGAGCGACGTCGACGAGTGGTTCCTCTGCGGTCCTCTCTCGCTCGTCGACCTGTGCCGTGAGGTGCTCGCCGACGTCGGCGTGCCGCGGGAGCACATCCGGTTCGAGCTCTTCACCACCGGCGACGAACCTGTGCGCGCCGCGCGCCCGGTCGAGGTGCGGGCGGGCGCGAAGACGATACGCATCGAGGTGAACCTCGACGGCGTCTCGTCGACCGTCGAGAGCCCCGTCGACGCGCACGAGTCGGTGCTGAACGCGGCTCTGCGGGTGCGGCCGGACGCCCCGTTCGCGTGCGCCGGCGGCGTGTGCGGCACGTGCCGCGCCAGGGTCATCGAGGGCAGCGTGACGATGACGGAGAACTATGCGCTCGAGCCCGACGAGCTGGACCGCGGCTATGTGCTGACCTGCCAGTCCCACCCGACGAGCGACCGCGTCGTGGTCGACTACGACGTCTGA
- a CDS encoding ATP-dependent DNA ligase, producing the protein MLLSELVSTAEEVTATASRLAKVDALSRLLARADADDVPALVGLLLATPRQGRLGVGWRGISALEVMHADEPSLSIGDVDAAFEALAGASGSGSAAARTDLLSALAGRATATEWDFLSRAMLGELRTGALGGVLLDAIARASDRPAASVRRAAMLSGDLGDTAVIALTGTAAELDEVGLVVGRAVLPMLASTAATPTAALEVTGRASVEYKLDGARIQVHRRGDDVSVYTRSLADITHRVPEIVEIVRGLPAHDLILDGETLSLDEDGGPRPFQETMSRFGADVSRELVLRPWFFDILHIDGRDLLDEPLSIRLAELEKTVGEWRMPGVVTDDPAAAEQLSREALAAGHEGVVVKGVDAPYAAGRRGKSWVKVKPVLTYDLVVLAAEWGSGRRQGWLSNLHLGALDPNGEFGEPGGLVMVGKTFKGLTDELLRWQTEQFPSFETRRTQSTVFLRPEFVVEIAIDGVQRSPRYPGGIALRFARVKAYRPDKSVADADTIQTLRALQRG; encoded by the coding sequence ATGTTGCTCTCGGAGCTCGTCTCCACCGCTGAAGAGGTCACCGCCACCGCATCGCGTCTCGCCAAGGTCGATGCACTCTCGCGGTTGCTCGCGCGCGCGGACGCGGACGACGTCCCCGCCCTCGTAGGGCTGCTTCTCGCGACGCCGCGTCAGGGACGCCTGGGTGTGGGCTGGCGCGGGATCTCCGCCCTCGAGGTGATGCACGCCGACGAGCCGTCCCTGTCGATCGGTGACGTCGACGCGGCGTTCGAAGCGCTGGCCGGCGCTTCGGGCTCGGGGTCTGCGGCCGCCCGGACAGATCTGCTCTCCGCTCTCGCCGGCCGCGCCACGGCCACCGAATGGGACTTCCTGTCGCGCGCGATGCTCGGCGAGCTGCGCACCGGTGCGCTCGGCGGCGTGCTGCTCGATGCGATCGCTCGCGCCTCGGATCGCCCTGCGGCATCCGTGCGACGAGCAGCGATGCTGTCCGGCGACCTGGGTGACACGGCGGTCATCGCCCTCACAGGCACCGCGGCCGAGCTCGACGAGGTCGGCCTCGTGGTCGGCCGTGCCGTGCTGCCGATGCTGGCCTCGACCGCGGCGACTCCGACTGCGGCTCTCGAGGTCACGGGCAGGGCATCCGTCGAATACAAGCTCGACGGAGCGCGCATCCAGGTGCATCGCCGCGGAGACGACGTGAGCGTGTACACCCGCAGCCTGGCCGACATCACCCACCGCGTGCCCGAGATCGTCGAGATCGTGCGAGGCCTTCCCGCCCACGACCTGATCCTCGATGGCGAAACGCTGTCGCTCGATGAGGACGGCGGTCCGCGGCCGTTCCAGGAGACGATGTCACGGTTCGGGGCCGACGTGTCGCGCGAGCTCGTGCTGCGCCCCTGGTTCTTCGACATCCTGCACATCGACGGACGCGATCTGCTCGACGAACCGCTCTCGATCCGGCTGGCCGAACTCGAGAAGACCGTCGGCGAGTGGCGCATGCCGGGGGTCGTCACCGACGACCCGGCTGCTGCCGAGCAGCTGTCACGAGAGGCGCTGGCGGCCGGGCACGAGGGCGTCGTCGTCAAGGGCGTCGATGCGCCCTATGCGGCGGGCAGGCGCGGCAAGTCCTGGGTCAAGGTCAAGCCCGTGCTCACCTATGACCTCGTCGTGCTCGCAGCCGAGTGGGGCTCGGGTCGACGACAGGGGTGGCTGTCGAATCTCCATCTCGGCGCTCTCGATCCGAACGGAGAGTTCGGCGAGCCGGGCGGACTCGTGATGGTCGGAAAGACGTTCAAAGGTCTGACCGACGAGCTGCTGCGCTGGCAGACCGAGCAGTTCCCGTCGTTCGAGACACGACGCACGCAGTCGACCGTGTTCCTGCGCCCCGAGTTCGTGGTCGAGATCGCGATCGACGGGGTGCAGCGCTCTCCGCGCTACCCCGGTGGCATCGCGCTGCGCTTCGCACGCGTCAAGGCCTACCGCCCCGACAAGAGCGTCGCAGACGCCGACACGATCCAGACTCTTCGCGCACTGCAGCGCGGCTGA
- the paaD gene encoding 1,2-phenylacetyl-CoA epoxidase subunit PaaD has translation MVTDTLQTDAWRIAAAVADPEVPVLTIEDLGVLRAVTVDGDVVRVDITPTYSGCPAMDTIRDDVILALTAAGHSQVEVRLVLSPAWTTDWMSDAGKQKLSQYGIAPPSGRSALSSGPIRLAISVRCPRCGSLDTREVSRFGSTSCKALFECRACLEPFDHFKVH, from the coding sequence ATGGTGACCGACACGCTGCAGACCGACGCCTGGCGGATCGCCGCTGCCGTGGCGGACCCCGAAGTCCCCGTGCTCACGATCGAAGACCTCGGAGTGCTCCGAGCCGTCACGGTCGACGGCGACGTCGTGCGTGTCGACATCACCCCCACCTACAGCGGGTGCCCGGCGATGGACACGATCCGCGACGATGTCATCCTGGCCCTCACCGCTGCCGGTCACTCGCAGGTCGAGGTGCGTCTCGTGCTCTCCCCCGCGTGGACGACGGACTGGATGTCGGATGCCGGCAAGCAGAAGCTCTCGCAGTACGGCATCGCGCCTCCTTCGGGGCGCTCCGCGCTGTCGTCCGGCCCGATCCGCCTCGCGATCAGCGTGCGCTGCCCGCGGTGCGGCTCGCTCGACACCCGCGAGGTCTCGCGCTTCGGTTCCACCTCGTGCAAGGCGCTGTTCGAGTGCCGCGCATGCCTCGAACCCTTCGACCACTTCAAGGTGCACTGA
- the paaB gene encoding 1,2-phenylacetyl-CoA epoxidase subunit PaaB: protein MATPGADEREPWPLWEIFVRANRGLSHVHVGSLHAPDADMAIRNARDLYTRRGEGVSIWAVPADAITTSDPDAKGAYFESPAGKNYRHAVYYTASEGVPHL from the coding sequence ATGGCGACGCCCGGTGCCGACGAACGCGAACCCTGGCCCCTCTGGGAGATCTTCGTCCGTGCGAATCGCGGCCTGAGCCACGTGCACGTCGGATCGCTGCACGCCCCGGATGCCGATATGGCGATCCGCAATGCCCGAGACCTCTACACGCGCCGTGGCGAGGGCGTGTCGATCTGGGCCGTGCCCGCCGACGCGATCACCACGAGCGACCCCGACGCCAAGGGCGCCTACTTCGAGAGCCCCGCGGGCAAGAACTACCGGCACGCCGTCTATTACACGGCCTCCGAGGGGGTGCCGCACCTGTGA
- a CDS encoding circularly permuted type 2 ATP-grasp protein, which produces MESLFDGYTSRRSPRRAGAAPWDEMFPSDAPSGGEGVRLPYQDMYPALAAMDDAELRARTDALASSYLAQGVTFDFAGEERPFPLDVVPRVVAADDWRYVESGVKQRVRALEAFLADVYGPQLAVQDGVIPASLISSSAHFHRQAAGIVGANGVRIHVAGIDVIRDERGAWRVLEDNVRVPSGVSYVLANRRVMAQTLPELFTSLRVRPVVDYPSRLLQALRAAAPDGVDDPTVVVLTPGVHNSAYYEHTLLARMMGIELVEGRDLFCSGGRVWMHTTSGPTRVDVIYRRVDDEFLDPQSFRPDSVLGAPGLMLAARLGNVTLANAVGNGVADDKLVYTYVPDLIRYYLGEEPVIPNVDTWRLEDPGALEEVLDRLDELVVKPVDGSGGKGLVVGPDASRETLEALRKSLRADPRGWIAQPVVQLSTIPTLVEDGFRPRHVDLRPFAVNDGHDIWVLPGGLTRVALPEGQLVVNSSQGGGSKDTWVLDPSLFTGPTTTVEGDPDAAADEVSLATGAIAVVAPAREEPHPPFLSSPQDEDLELRHHQQQQQQQQQQRGGTGC; this is translated from the coding sequence ATGGAGTCACTGTTCGACGGATACACCTCGCGCCGGTCGCCGCGCCGAGCAGGCGCCGCACCGTGGGACGAGATGTTCCCCTCAGACGCGCCATCCGGCGGCGAGGGCGTGCGCCTGCCCTACCAGGACATGTATCCGGCGCTCGCGGCCATGGACGACGCAGAGCTGAGGGCTCGCACCGACGCCCTCGCCAGCTCGTATCTCGCACAGGGAGTCACGTTCGATTTCGCCGGGGAGGAGCGTCCGTTCCCGCTCGATGTGGTTCCGCGCGTTGTCGCCGCCGATGACTGGCGCTATGTCGAGTCGGGGGTGAAGCAGCGCGTGCGGGCTCTCGAGGCATTCCTCGCCGATGTCTACGGTCCGCAGCTCGCGGTGCAGGACGGTGTGATCCCCGCGTCGCTGATCAGCTCGTCCGCTCACTTCCACCGTCAGGCGGCCGGCATCGTCGGGGCGAACGGGGTGCGCATCCATGTCGCCGGCATCGATGTCATCCGTGACGAGCGCGGAGCCTGGCGTGTGCTCGAAGACAACGTGCGCGTGCCGAGCGGTGTGAGCTATGTGCTGGCGAATCGCCGCGTGATGGCGCAGACGCTCCCCGAGCTGTTCACCAGTCTCAGAGTCCGCCCGGTCGTCGACTACCCGAGCCGCCTCCTGCAGGCGCTGCGTGCCGCCGCGCCTGACGGCGTCGATGATCCGACCGTCGTGGTGTTGACCCCCGGCGTGCACAATTCCGCGTACTACGAGCACACCCTGCTCGCGCGGATGATGGGCATCGAGCTCGTCGAGGGGCGCGACCTGTTCTGCTCGGGCGGGCGGGTGTGGATGCACACCACCTCCGGCCCCACGCGGGTGGACGTGATCTACCGACGGGTCGACGACGAGTTCCTCGACCCGCAGAGCTTCCGCCCCGATTCCGTGCTGGGCGCCCCCGGGCTGATGCTCGCTGCTCGCCTCGGCAATGTCACGCTCGCCAACGCCGTGGGCAACGGCGTGGCCGACGACAAGCTGGTCTACACGTACGTCCCCGACCTGATCCGCTACTACCTGGGCGAGGAGCCGGTGATCCCGAACGTCGACACCTGGCGGCTCGAGGATCCGGGTGCGCTCGAGGAGGTGCTCGACAGGCTCGACGAGCTGGTGGTGAAGCCGGTCGACGGCTCGGGAGGAAAGGGGCTGGTCGTCGGGCCCGATGCGTCGCGCGAGACGTTGGAGGCTCTGCGCAAGTCGTTGCGGGCCGACCCTCGGGGGTGGATCGCCCAGCCGGTCGTGCAGCTGTCGACCATTCCCACACTCGTGGAAGACGGATTCCGCCCGCGGCACGTCGATCTGCGTCCCTTCGCCGTCAACGACGGGCACGACATCTGGGTGCTGCCCGGCGGTCTCACCAGGGTCGCTCTGCCCGAGGGACAGCTCGTCGTGAACTCCAGCCAGGGTGGCGGCTCGAAGGACACCTGGGTGCTGGACCCTTCGCTGTTCACCGGGCCGACGACGACCGTGGAGGGCGACCCCGATGCGGCGGCGGACGAGGTGTCGCTCGCCACCGGGGCGATCGCCGTCGTGGCGCCGGCGCGCGAAGAACCGCACCCGCCGTTCCTGTCATCGCCGCAGGACGAGGACCTCGAGCTGCGCCATCACCAGCAGCAGCAGCAACAGCAGCAACAGCAGCGGGGAGGAACAGGATGCTGA